AAAATTTTAGGAAATAAATGGACATTTCTAATAATTAAAAACCTTATGGGAGATAAGCTGAGATTTAACGAGTTGTTACATCTTTTAAACGGCATAAGTCCAAAAACATTAACTGAAAGGTTAAGAAGTTTAGAAAAAGAAGGAATAATTACAAGGAAGATATACCCTGAAATTCCTCCTAAAGTAGAATATAAACTGACACCTAAAGGTGATGACTTAAAAATTATTCTAGATACTTTAAATCAGTGGGGAAAAAAATATATTTAGATCTATTATTTTAATTAAATCATTATTGATGGCTTAAACAGACATTTAAAATTATATTTAGCTGAAAATATCTAGGAGGAATTTTTATGATTATAAATTGGAAACCAAATAAATTAATTAAAATACCGCTTCATATTCAAATTTTAAATTATTTTAAAAAGATGATAACAACTGGACAATGGGTTAATGGAGAAAGGCTTCCTTCCCAGAGAGAGTTAGCTACAATATTCAATGTTAATCGAAGTACTATTTCAACAGTGATAGAAGAATTAAAATTTAAAGGATATATAGCAACAAATGGAAAAGCAGGAACTTTTATCTCTGCCAATAACCTCAAAAATTTATTATATAACAATAAATATATGATTGATAATATGTTAAAAACAGGAATTTTAAAAAGAAATAACGAAATCTATAGGGAGATAGAAAATTTAGGTTCTAAAAATATGATCAATTTAGGACAAGGTGCCCTGGATAAAACACTCTATCCTAAAAAAAAGATGAAAAATTTACTATCTGAAGTCATGAATGAAATGGATGAATTACCTTATGGTAATAAAGAGGGAGAACCTGAACTTATATTTCAGATAGAAAAAATCATGAAAAATCTATCGGTTGATATGGATAAAAATAAAATATTAATTGTCTCTGGAGCAACTCAAGGTTTATTCATTGTGGTCTTCGGTCTTCTTTCAAGGGGAAGTATAATAAAAACAAAATTACCATCCTATGTTAAATCTCTAGAAGTATTCAATGCTGCAGGACTAAAAATCGATAAATTAAGTAAAAAAATAAATAATCCAAGTGTTATCTATACAATCCCTACTTTTCATAATCCAACTGGAAAAGTAATGAATTCAGTAGAGAGGGAAATTTTTATAAATAAATATGCCAGCCAAAATCCAATTATTGAGGACGATGTTTTCAGGGATCTTTGGTATGAAGAGGAACCTCCTCAACCTTTAAAATCTTATCAGGGAGAAAATATAATCTATATCAATAGTTTTTCTAAAACAATCTCTCCAGGGTTAGGAGTAGGGTGGATTTGTGCCGACAGTTATATAATCGATAAACTCAGCGAGATAAAACATCAAATTGATTCAGGCACCTCAATTATCAATCAAAAATTAGCGGCAAAATGGTTGGAATCAAATGAATACAATAACAACATTAAACATCTCAGAAAAAATTTGAAAATCCGCCGTGATCTGGTTGAATCCATATTAAATAGAGATTTTTCTGAAATATTTAGCTGGAAAAAACCAAGTGGTGGTTATTTTTTCTGGCTTAAATCAAAAGATAGAATTAAGGGATTGAAAATCTTTAAACATGCCTTAAAGAATGGATTAATTATCTATCCTGGAGATATGTATGGGGATAATAATTCCTATAAAATAAGAATTGCCTTTTCCAAAGAAGCTGAAGAAAACATTGAAAAAGGAATGCAGATACTACTGAAAACCATGAATGAATTAAAATATGGTTTGTAAAAAAATTTAAATTAGAAGAGTTTCATCTTGAACTTCTACAGTTTTCTGGTGAAACTTTTTTTAATTCTATTTATTTTTATAGCCTAAAGTTTAAAATTATGGTATAGTACGCCTAAATATATAGTTTAGGGGGAGTAAGATATGAATATAGGATATCTATTGATGATATCATCAATGATTATATGGGGAAGTGTTGGAATATTTGTACGATATATTGATCAACCTCCAGAGGTTATCGTTTTTTTTAGAGTATTTATAGCATTTGTAGTCTTGGGAGGTTTAAAATTTACAAAAAAGAAAGATAATAGTGATAAGAAATTATCCTTGAAAGAATATTTAATCCTTTCTATGAGTGGATTATTTATTGCTCTCAACTGGTTTTTCTTTTTTCGGGCAATCAAAGTTACAACTATAGCTTCCGCAACAATGAGTTACTATGTAGCTCCCGTTATCGTAACTGTGCTTTCTGTTTTCCTATTGAAGGAAAGTATCAATAAAAAAACTTTAATTGCTGTTGGATTAAGTTTTTCAGGAATAATTTTAATGACCTTGATGGGTTCTCAAAAAGGCAGTAATTTTAACATAGTAGGTGTTGGATATGGATTGATCGCAGCATTTTTTTATGCTTTAGTTACAATCAGTGTAAAAAAATTAAAAGATGTTCCATCCCACAAGATCAGTTTATTTCAAATGGGAATCTCCTCATTGATTTTTTTACCCGTAATCAGACATATGAATACATTTAATCTCAGATCTCTGACTTTAATGATTATAGTCGGAGTTATCCATACGTGTATAGCTTTAAACCTTTATTTTGAAGGAATAAAGAGGATAAAAGTTCAGCATGTAGGAGTTTTATCCTATATAGATCCATTGGGAGCTGTTATATTAGGAGGCCTATTTTTTAATGAAATGCCGGGAATCTCAACAATTATAGGTGGGGGAATGATCTTATCTGCAACTTATATAATTTTAAAAAGAAAAGGGTAAGATCAAAGGAAGCATCCCGATTCCTTTAAAAAATATTTTGATCCAGTAAAAAAGAGAGCTGTTACAGCTCTCTTTATATATATTTATTCATTTATATATATATTTATTCATTTATTTTTGTAAAAAAATCATTCCTTCTGTATCGTACCCCAATCTTCTGGCTGTATTTAAATATTCTTCCACTAATTGCTCCGACATCTCTGCCTCTCTTCTCCTCAATACCCACAAATATTTACTTCTACCTCCTCCAACTAAAGCATACCTATAGTCCTCATCCACATAAAGAACATTATAACTTCCATAAAACGGTCTGAAAAAAGACACCTTTAATCTCCCTGATTGAGGAGTTTCTTTTATATATCCCTTACTCATCTTCCATTTTTGTTTTTCCTCACTCCACCCCCTATTGACAGCTATAATCTTATTCCCTTCTTTGGAATAATTAGCTGTTACCTTTGTTAATCCTCTCTCAAATTTATTGTCTGTCCTGGCGACTTCAACCCATTCACCCAGGTATTTTTCAAGAGAAAACTCTTCCAACGAATGATCTCTTAAATCTACCTCTTTTTTATTACTACAGGCAGACAACAAAGTTAATATAAATATAATTATTATTAATTTATGCATAACTTCCTCCTTTTTTTTGTTCCCAAGGTATACAAATATTAAATAAATTTAAATGCATCACCAATTTTATTACCTAATACCTCTTACTCTATTTTCCCTTCAATTAAGAAATCAAAATATGTGCACTATTTTTTTATATTAAATAACTCATATTTTATCTATCAAAATTTATAGTTCTACTCTGTTTCTCCCATTTTCTTTGGCTTTATAAAGCATCTTATCTGCCATATTTATAAGTATTTCTATATTATCTCCAACTTTTGGAATCAGAGAAGCTCCTCCTAGACTGATTGTAACTTTTTTCCCATGTTTTGATTTAATATGCTCTATATTTAAATTTGTAATATTTTTTATTATAGTTTCAGAAACTACTTCAGCCCCCTCTAAGTCAGTGTCATAAAGAAGAATTATAAACTCCTCTCCCCCATAGCGGCCAACGATATCCAGAGGTCTCTTACATGAACTTTTTAAGGTCTTAGCAATTTTTCTTAAACATTCATCTCCAGCCTGATGGCCATAATAGTCGTTATAAAGCTTAAATTTATCGACATCTCCCATTATGATAGAAACTTTTTTTTTATACCTGATGGCTTCCTTCCAATTTTTAATGGATAACTCATTAAACCCACGTCTATTATAAATCTTTGTAAGGGTGTCTATTATTGAAAGAGTTTTTAATTCCTCCATTACCTTTTTTAAACTTGTAATATCCTGCACTACTCCGATTATACCGGTTTTTTCTCCGTCCAAATCTTTAAATATCGATTTATGAAATATTACATCCCTTTCGTAGCCAACCATTTTATTTATAAGTTTTCTTTCATATAACTGAGCTTTTCCTGTTTTCATAAGTTCCTCATCGGCCCTGTGATACATGTCTGCTCTATCCTTTGGAAATATATCGTATACAGTTTTCCCCTGCAATTCTTCTTTTCTTATCCCAATATATTTGGCATAGGTTTCATTGCACCCTAAATATCTGTACTCTTCATCCTTAAAATAAACAGGTTCAGGAATTGTATCCAATAAAGTTTCAAGAAAAGAAACCTTCTCCTTTAAGATCCTTTTTCGCTCTAATACTATCTCCCCCATCTCTAGAAATTTATCTGCCAACTTTTCTATCTCCGATATATTATATTTTTTCTTTTCCGGTAACTCTTCATTGGAGACCTTCTCGGCTATTTTTTTCAATTTTTTTATATCATTCAAGATTTTTTTTACTATGAAGTAAACAGTAGATATCATTAGCAGGGTGAATAATCCCAATATCAAAATTATATATTTATAAAAATCCCAGATAAAAATAAATTTTCTGCCCTCTTCCTCTATAAAGATAGTAGTCCATCCAGTTTTTCTTATCTTTAAATAATTTTCTATTGTATCATCGAATATCTCTTTTTTTATCAAATCCACTTGACTATTACCCATATTTTTCTTCATGAAGATATATTTGTATCTTAGGGCATTTTTCCTTTCGGTGCTCATCTCTCCTACATTATAAAAAATAGCATTTCCATCATTATCCAAAATAAACATTTTACTACCGCTATTCTTAGCAAGCTTATTAAAAATTTTGCTGAAACTTTTCAAAGTTATATTAGCAACTAAAATATTTTTATCGAATCTTTTTGCCACCATAATTTGTTCTTTTCCATTTCTAGAATAAAATTCAAACTCCGACCATGAGGCTTTTTTTTCATTCACGGCTCTTTCTATAAATTTAAAATTAGACATGTCATCCCCTGCATCTTCTCCTACAGAAGAGTGTTTGATGACACCATTTAAATCCAATATATCCAGTTTCTCTACTCCTTCAAAATTTTTCCTCCATACCTTTAAATAGTTATTTTTTTCTTCTTCTTTCAGCTCTTCCCTTGAAAGAACTCTATTGGTTTGATCTAATATATGCTCATAATCTTCAAAAAAATGATCTATCATTATTTCTACCATTGTATTTCTTCTGAGTATAGTTTTTTTTATACTGGCTGCTGATATGGACAGCACCAGCCAATTTACTAAAAACATAGGAAGAATAACCATTAAAATAAGTTTATATAATAAAAGATGCTTTATGCTTGTAATTTTCAAAAAAAACCTCCCATCAAATATTAATTTAAAAAGTCTCACTCAAAACTTATTATTTTCCCAGTTCAATTTTTTTAAATTTTTTATTTTTTATCTGAAATATATAAAGTTCTTTCTCCCGGTCACCATACTTGTCAAATTTTCCAGGCTGGAGAAAGAATTTATTTGATCCAGGCGATAAAATTTCTATTTTTAATTCCTTACTGCTCATACCTTTATACCTCTTGAGAGCCCCCGACAAAATATTCATACTCTCATACCCAAAAAGAGCAGAGGGACTGATATTTTTATTAAAATTTTTCAGATATTTGTTTTTAAATTTTTGAAACTCTTCTCCTGAAAAATTTTCATCGTAATCAGTTATAAAGTATGTACCCTCAATGTATTTACCTCCATAGACTATAAAATCTTTGTGAAATCCCCAGTCAGAAGAGATGATGGGTATATTAGTATCCAGCTTCCTTATATTTTTAACTGTCTCTGCAGCATCTAGGGGACTTTCAATTAACAATACTCCTCCTATTTCATCTTCTATACTAGGAAAATAAGACTCCAATAGATCATTTTTAGTTTTAATATAGAAATTATTCATATTATCTTTATCTGTTAAAAAATTTTTCAGATATCCTTTTTTAAATGAAGATGCATAACTTTTATTTTCATCGCTATAAATTATTAAAACTTTTTTCATATGAAAGTGTTCTTTGGATATTTTTGCTGTTAATTCTGCAATTTTTTCATCTGAACTAATCAGCCTTATAAAGTAATCATCTATTCCTGAAAGCTCAGTAGTTGTAACTGTAGGACTTATTATCAACACCTCCCTTTCATCTCCTATTTTATTTATAGCCAGAGCCATCTTAGATGTCAGAGGACCTATTATGGCCGCTACTTTTTTATCTATAAGTTCATGTGCGGCTTTTTTGGCAGACTCTTCGTCGTGCTTATCATCCCTTATTATGAGATTGATCTTTGGCTCATAAAATTTCTGCTTTCTGTTAAAATCTTCAGCAGCCATAACTACGCCGTTTAATACATCGACTCCATGATCTGAATATAATCCTGACAAAGTGCTAATAACACCTATGTTTATACTTTTTTTATTTTTAAATACAGCTCCTAAAATTAATACTATTATTAAAATAATTATCGTTAAAACACAATATATCTTTTTCATTAAAATCTCCCTAGACTACATTTTTTTTATTTAATATTTATAAACTACTACATATATCTACCACTTAAACAATAAATTCCCTTCATAAACATCCAGATCTAACCTTGACTTTTCTTTTTTTTAGTTGTAATATCTTTCATATCCCCCCCTAGGGGATACAAAAGAATGATGGAGGCTTTTTATGAAAGAAAAATTACAGTCTGTTAAAATAATCATCGCTTTAGCTGTCCCCGCTATCCTTGAAAATACCATGCAGATATCTGTAGGATTTATAGATACATTTTTTATCGGTAAAATTGGTACTGAAGCACTGGCAGGGGTCAGTGCTTCCAATAGTATTATGAATATATATATATCTTTTTTCCTGGCTGTCAGTGTGGGATGCAGTGCATTGATGACCAGAAATATAGGAATGAAAGATTATAAAAACACCAATCATATCCTCCACCAATCTATAAATTTAGCTGTAGGAATAGGTCTTCTCAGCGGATTGATTAATATAATTTTTGGTAAATCTCTCCTCTCCTTATTGGGTTTGAGTTCCAATGTTATTAAAATTACCCTGCCTTATTTTTGGGCTGTGGCCGTTCCCGGAGTTTTAATCTCCCTTTCTATGATCTTGTCCAGTGCATTGAGAAGTAACAAAGATACCAAAACTCCTATGAAAGTTGGATTTATTGTAAATATTTTAAATACCGTTCTTAACTATTTTCTTATCTTCGGCTTAGGGAACTGGAGTGGGTTAGGTCTTTTAGGAGCCGGAATAGCTACAACTATTGCCAGAGGAGTGGGAGTTATCCTCCTATGGAAATCCTTAACAGTTTCTAAAAAGAGTAATACCGATAGATCATCACCCAATATTTTTTTAAAACAAAATAAATTATTTAAACTGAACTGGGAGACTATAAAAGATATAAGTACTATAAGTATTCCTGCTGCAATGGAAAAATTAATTATGCGGACAGGACAGCTGCTGTATATATCTATGATCATCTCCATAAGTGAAGCTACCTATGCCGCCCATAATATTGCCGGAGTTATCGAATCTTTTACCTACCTTCCTGCTATGGGATTTGGAGTTGTAGCTGCTACTTTAGTAGGGCAGCAGCTTGGAGAAGGTGATATAAAATCCGCAAAAGAATCCGGTATCATATGCTATATACTGGCAGTAATTTTTATGAGCATTGCAGGGGTTCTAATTTTTATTTTTGCTCCCTATCTTACCAACATCTTCTCTGAAGATCCCAATATTATCAGAGACGGTTCAAAAGCCTTGAGAATAATTGCATTTGTTCAGCCTGCTTTAGCCGCAACCTTTGTTATCACTTCAGCACTTCAGGGAGCCGGGGATACTAAATATCCCATGTACATAACATTTATTGGGATATGGTTTATCAGAGTAGCCGGAATATACATCCTTGGTATAAAATTAAATATGGGAATTACAGGAGTATGGCTGGCTATAGCTGCTGACATAGTCCTACGGGGTGCCCTTCTCCTACTGAGGTTTATCAAAGTCAAACCTTTAACCGAAACCGATATCAACTACATAAAATAGTTGTAAGTTTATAATAATCATTGTATATTAAAATAAGAGTTCTATAGATTTGTAGCCGGATACACTATTATTTTATAAGAAAGGAGTGATTTAAATGGGAAGTCATCCTAATCAAAAACAAATGATCAATAGATTTTCTAGAATTATCGGTCATACTGAAGCTATCAAAAGAATGATCAGCGAAGAAAAAGAGTGTGAAGATATACTGATACAGATCGCAGCTGTTCGTTCGGCTCTTAATAATGCAGGAAAGATTATATTAAAGGAACACATCAGCCACTGCACAGTAGATGCTGTAAAAAATAATGATTCTGAAGCATTGAATAAATTAAATAAAGCAATCGATAAATTTATGAAATAAATTTTCGATTCTGAGAAGAGAACTCTAAAAGGTTCTTTTTTTATTTACTCCTCAATATAACTTAATTTTTTTATTTAGACTATTTATTTATAACTTTATCGTTTTTTGATCTATTTCTTTAATCTTCACAATTATTTCACATTAAAAGGTTAAAGTATGTTAAAATAAATTAATAAATTAATTTTTTTTAATAATCGATTGAATAATACGGAGGTATAGGTATGAAAAAAATAATATTAGGTATGATGTTGGTAATGGGATCACTATCTTTTGCCACTGATAATGATACAAATAAGGTTTCTGATGGTTTGAAAAATGAAAAATCTCAGGATCAAGATTTGGAAAAATCAGTAAAAATCAGTAATATCTTTGATAATTATAAGCCATTAAACACAAACAGCTAATAATCATTTATATGATTCCAGAAAATAAAAAAATTCCCACGATCTCCCTACTACAAAACTTAAGATTTTTTATTTTTTTACAAAATTAAAAACAAGAGTGATTTTTTCATAAAAATCTCCTCTTGTTTTTTTTAATATCCATCACTCAGCTATAATATACCTATAGACTCAATTTACCTAAATAAATTGAAAAAATTATATCTTCAGGGTCTATAAAAAGGATTAAATATGGTATATACTCTAGATTGAATAATTTTAATTTTGGAGGAGTTAACTATGAATATAGATGTAATATTTTCTGCCAATGAAGTAACAAAAGACAGAGTAGAGGGAAAAATAGTTGTGGTAATTGATGTTTTAAGAGCTACCAGTGTTATGCTTACAGCCATGAACAATGGGGCTGTAGAAATAAGACCATTTAAAGAGATCAATAAACTGATCTCTTATACCAAAGATCTCAAAGGGATCTTAAGATGCGGAGAGAGAAATGGGACTAAGATAGTTGGTTTTGACCTGGGGAACTCACCCCTGGAATATAAATCTGAAATAGTTCATGGAAAAATTATCTGTATGACTACTTCAAATGGGACAAACGCACTGGTTAACAGCAGTTATGGTAAGAAAATTTTCATAGGGAGTTTTTTTAATCTGGATCTACTCTGCAAAAAAATAAATGAAATAGGTGAGGATTTAGTAATCGTTTGTGCCGGAACCAACGGTGAATTTTCTTTGGATGATTCCCTATGTGCAGGGGAAATAGTTAAAAGGTTGGAATATAGAACCCTCAGTGATAGTGCCAGAGCGATGTATATGATAGCTTCTATCCCTGGGACTCTAAAAGATAAATTAAAAGAAACAAAACACTATAACTTTTTAAAAGAATTAGGAGAAGTAAAAGATTTAGAAAACTGTTTTTCCGTAGATAGTCAGAACATCATCTTAGAATACAGAGACGGTATCATAAAGAAGTATGAGGAATAATCAAATAAAATTTCAAATATCGATGAAAAAATTGAGACATAAATACTTAGATAAATATAGGGGTGGAGGAGTTATGAAAAAAATATTGGAAGAAAACAGGGTAGTTGTAGACATAAAAAACGAAGAGGAGTTATTAAACACGGCAGATCTGATGATAGATATGTTAAGGGACAGGGAAACTGTAAAAAAAATAAGTGAGTATAATGAGGAAGTAGAAGGTTTCATCCTTCAATTTGGTAATAAAATTCAGGATGAGTTTATAGAGTGGACCCTGGAAGATATAGAAAAGGAGTTAGACTTTGAATTTTATGAAGAGGATATTAATGAAAGCTACCTGACATATTTATTCGCTCTAGGAGAGATAGATGGCGGGAAGGAAAAGATATTGGAGATACTGGATACAATTATATCAGATGAAGAACTCTCTCATATGTATGAAAATGAGTTTATCTATATACATGAAACTCCTTTCTATGTATTATCCAATCTCTATCCAGAATATTCATATTACCTTGGAACTATTGTAAACGAGATGCCATTAACAGTGAAAGATCACTGGTATTTAGAGCTGGGCAGTGAAACTATTCAAAAAATGGATAAAGATATAAATTCACTGAAATTATTTTCCCACCTTTTTGCCAGTCATTGCATAATTGAACTATTTGAAGAGGAGTACGAAGAACTTGGAGAAGAATTAGCAGGTGCAATAATAGAGGACGAAACTAACTATAAGTTATTTATCGAAAATTTCAGTGCCAGAATATTTGATAATCACCTGAAAAGTGATGAATCTGACCTTAAGACCTATGTAGAAACCTTTATAGAGGAGAGAAATCAACATGTAGAACAACTTATAGAAGATGAATTAGAGATAGATAATACAAAAGAATTAATGAATAGGATAGAGGTCCATGAAATCTTAGAAAAGATTCAGTGGGTAAAGGCAGCGAGAAAAAATATGGAAAGAAACAATTAAAATTAATGAGATCGAATAAAAGAGATCAATATAAAATATCAGAATAACATTAAAAATTATGAAAGATCATATTTTTTTAACTGTATCGATCTACTGGGAGGCAGTATGCATAGGATAGTTTTAGACATGGGAAAAAATGAAATTGACAGGTATAGGAAAGCTGCTATAGAGTTAATAACTCTCATAAGAACCTTTAGAAAAAAATCCCTAAAAGAATTTAAACTAAAAATAGAAACAAGTACAGGAGAACCACTGGATATTTCCCATTTAAAAAGCAGAGGTCTATATGATGATTACAGTAACCATTGGAAAACTCACGGTTCCGAATTTATATTTATATTAAAATTAATAGAGCTGAATATGGAAGACAGGGCCAGTGATATAGGATGGGAGATAGTAAAAGTAGCTCAAAGTGTTCAAACTCCTGATTTTCTATTTGTAGAAACTGGATATACTTTTGGACTGGATATCCTATATGCTGTTGCCGGAACCTATCCAAATTGGACGAAATTATTTAACGACTTCCTACAAGAAAGCTGGGACTCCAGCCTGGTTCCCCCATACTCAAATATGATGGAGGATCTCATTGAAAAAAACCAGGAGAAAAAACCAAGAGCATGGGTTAAATCTTATGGAATTTTCGGATTTGCCAGTGATTTTGTAGCAGGTATAAATATCAGTCTGACTCCACCTAGACTTAATCGAAAAGCTGAGATAGGGAGCTATATAGGGTGTGTCTATACTCTGGCCGATAATTTATTTAAAGACAACTCTCAAACTCTCAATATATTTGTAGGTGTAGAGGTAAAAGATTTTGAAGGAAGGGTAGTCCATACAGATAGATGGCCGGATATAGCTTTCAAAGGGAGAAACAATAGTTCTTGCTTTGTGGCAGAGGAAGGGGAATTATTTGAAGGGCATTGGAAGTTTACAGTTACACACAACGGGAAGGAACTGTATGAACAGACCATCCCTGTTATGGTAATGTAAAAATTATGATAATTAAATATAATAGGAGTTTTTATGATAGAAATTCAAGTAGATAGAGATGGTATAGCCAGCATTAAAAATGCATTGATAGAATATGCAGGGACAATAAAAAATAGAGAAGCTCTTAACAGCGATGGATATGGAGGATGTTTAAACCTGTCCTTCGTAGGAATAGATGGCAGCAAATTAAGAGTAGAGACGATAAGCTCTGAAAAGGTTCTCAAGGCCTTTGAGGGATATTGGATGTATTCTTATGGAGGAACTACCAATGAGGAGATATTTTTTGCTATAGCTATGGAGTATGATGAGCTAAAAGATTTTATCTTAGAAGTCTTCAAGGAGATAATCGATTATGCTAGGGAAGTAAACGATACAAGTGAGCTATGGAGTGATGATGATAATAACCTTATTGGATTGGGAAGCATCTATGGGTTTGTTAGATTATACCCGGAATATACCTATTTGCTCGGTCTTTATCTAATCCCTTATTGGGACGATGAACACGCCCCATTTGCAATCCATGCAATCCAAGATTTAACTATGAACATGGGAATATCCAGAGATACATTAAAATTATTTTGTTATTCAGATAACTATGAAATAAGAAATCAAATTTTTAATAATATGACTACTTGGTTCAGGGAAAATAAAGATGAATATGAATGGTTTAAAGAAACCTTGAAGGAACGATTTAGGGAATATCCATTTTTACCACGACATAGTGATGACGAAGAAGTGGAGCACCCAGTGGATGAATTTTATCTGAGTTTAATCAGTGATAGATTTGATTATGAAACCTATGAAGATGGTGAAACTACTAATTTTTCTGATTTTTTCGTCTATGACAATGGGGATGTAGAAGCTGGTGCCTTAGAAACAGAGATCTTAGAGACTACAGAGAAACCACTAATTTATATAGCAAAGAAGAAAGAGGCAATGAAAAAAAACAGTATCAACCCGATAATAGCCTGGGAAAACTTCATAATAAATGAGTTTAAATTTGGTGTAGAGATTTGGAGCTATATTATCTCTGACGGGGACAGAGATATCCTAAGATCAACAAATGATCTATATAGTAAGGATCTATATGAACTTATCCATAATTCTGACTATCCTGTAAAAAAGTATATTCCCAGCTGGTGCCAAAATACAAAAGATTTATGGGAGAATTTAGATGATTTCACTGAAAAAGTCTTTACCAAATTTATGTATACCTATACCCAGGTCTATGGCGATATTATCCTCAGGCTCACTGATTTTTTATTTGAGTTATTCGACAGAAGACCCTTTGAGGAAAATTTTATCGATGAACTAATCGATGAATACGAAGTTACAGATAACGAAACTTTGCAAGAGAGATACCCTGTTCCTATAGAACTCTTGTTAAAAAAGAATATAAAAAATTATATAAAAAGATCCAGAACACCCTATAGAGGTGAAATTTTAGCAGTAGCCAGCCTAATAGAGAAGATCAGGGAAAGCAATGAACGGTTAGTTATTACAACCTTTGAAGAAATCTTGGAAGGGAAAGTAATTGATAAAATAGAGGTAGAAGAATTATTTGAGGGTTCAGAATATAATCCAAAGATTACATTAAAGCCTCAGA
This sequence is a window from Psychrilyobacter atlanticus DSM 19335. Protein-coding genes within it:
- a CDS encoding winged helix-turn-helix transcriptional regulator encodes the protein MDKIYSKGCRIEETLKILGNKWTFLIIKNLMGDKLRFNELLHLLNGISPKTLTERLRSLEKEGIITRKIYPEIPPKVEYKLTPKGDDLKIILDTLNQWGKKYI
- a CDS encoding PLP-dependent aminotransferase family protein, with translation MIINWKPNKLIKIPLHIQILNYFKKMITTGQWVNGERLPSQRELATIFNVNRSTISTVIEELKFKGYIATNGKAGTFISANNLKNLLYNNKYMIDNMLKTGILKRNNEIYREIENLGSKNMINLGQGALDKTLYPKKKMKNLLSEVMNEMDELPYGNKEGEPELIFQIEKIMKNLSVDMDKNKILIVSGATQGLFIVVFGLLSRGSIIKTKLPSYVKSLEVFNAAGLKIDKLSKKINNPSVIYTIPTFHNPTGKVMNSVEREIFINKYASQNPIIEDDVFRDLWYEEEPPQPLKSYQGENIIYINSFSKTISPGLGVGWICADSYIIDKLSEIKHQIDSGTSIINQKLAAKWLESNEYNNNIKHLRKNLKIRRDLVESILNRDFSEIFSWKKPSGGYFFWLKSKDRIKGLKIFKHALKNGLIIYPGDMYGDNNSYKIRIAFSKEAEENIEKGMQILLKTMNELKYGL
- a CDS encoding DMT family transporter, giving the protein MNIGYLLMISSMIIWGSVGIFVRYIDQPPEVIVFFRVFIAFVVLGGLKFTKKKDNSDKKLSLKEYLILSMSGLFIALNWFFFFRAIKVTTIASATMSYYVAPVIVTVLSVFLLKESINKKTLIAVGLSFSGIILMTLMGSQKGSNFNIVGVGYGLIAAFFYALVTISVKKLKDVPSHKISLFQMGISSLIFLPVIRHMNTFNLRSLTLMIIVGVIHTCIALNLYFEGIKRIKVQHVGVLSYIDPLGAVILGGLFFNEMPGISTIIGGGMILSATYIILKRKG
- a CDS encoding lipocalin family protein translates to MHKLIIIIFILTLLSACSNKKEVDLRDHSLEEFSLEKYLGEWVEVARTDNKFERGLTKVTANYSKEGNKIIAVNRGWSEEKQKWKMSKGYIKETPQSGRLKVSFFRPFYGSYNVLYVDEDYRYALVGGGRSKYLWVLRRREAEMSEQLVEEYLNTARRLGYDTEGMIFLQK
- a CDS encoding sensor domain-containing diguanylate cyclase — translated: MKITSIKHLLLYKLILMVILPMFLVNWLVLSISAASIKKTILRRNTMVEIMIDHFFEDYEHILDQTNRVLSREELKEEEKNNYLKVWRKNFEGVEKLDILDLNGVIKHSSVGEDAGDDMSNFKFIERAVNEKKASWSEFEFYSRNGKEQIMVAKRFDKNILVANITLKSFSKIFNKLAKNSGSKMFILDNDGNAIFYNVGEMSTERKNALRYKYIFMKKNMGNSQVDLIKKEIFDDTIENYLKIRKTGWTTIFIEEEGRKFIFIWDFYKYIILILGLFTLLMISTVYFIVKKILNDIKKLKKIAEKVSNEELPEKKKYNISEIEKLADKFLEMGEIVLERKRILKEKVSFLETLLDTIPEPVYFKDEEYRYLGCNETYAKYIGIRKEELQGKTVYDIFPKDRADMYHRADEELMKTGKAQLYERKLINKMVGYERDVIFHKSIFKDLDGEKTGIIGVVQDITSLKKVMEELKTLSIIDTLTKIYNRRGFNELSIKNWKEAIRYKKKVSIIMGDVDKFKLYNDYYGHQAGDECLRKIAKTLKSSCKRPLDIVGRYGGEEFIILLYDTDLEGAEVVSETIIKNITNLNIEHIKSKHGKKVTISLGGASLIPKVGDNIEILINMADKMLYKAKENGRNRVEL
- a CDS encoding ABC transporter substrate-binding protein, whose protein sequence is MKKIYCVLTIIILIIVLILGAVFKNKKSINIGVISTLSGLYSDHGVDVLNGVVMAAEDFNRKQKFYEPKINLIIRDDKHDEESAKKAAHELIDKKVAAIIGPLTSKMALAINKIGDEREVLIISPTVTTTELSGIDDYFIRLISSDEKIAELTAKISKEHFHMKKVLIIYSDENKSYASSFKKGYLKNFLTDKDNMNNFYIKTKNDLLESYFPSIEDEIGGVLLIESPLDAAETVKNIRKLDTNIPIISSDWGFHKDFIVYGGKYIEGTYFITDYDENFSGEEFQKFKNKYLKNFNKNISPSALFGYESMNILSGALKRYKGMSSKELKIEILSPGSNKFFLQPGKFDKYGDREKELYIFQIKNKKFKKIELGK